The window ATATACTAGATATCAATCTGTTTTTAACAGTGATTTGTAATTTAGCTACTTACAAAATCTAGAATATAAACTCCAGCGTAGTTCGAAAATTATGAATAGTAACGATTTACttgattcaaaataaattgtatAAATCCGTATGcgtaaatatatatttcttttttactATAGCATTcgattaaaaattaaaaatatcacGAAGGTACCGCCCAATTCACCGCCAAATAGAGTATCTGAGAGGCCCCacacattttttttttttttttttttttttatttaaaaaataatgaaattgccaaattcaaaaaaaaatgttattTTGTACTAAATATGAATGTATAGATATATATGCATAACTATTAAATAgtagaaatattttatttttatgaTTTATATAACTTTCTAGATTAGCTTTCTTGTTATATTAAACCTGagttatttttcaattttttttgcaaaaaaaatcagTTTAACCTTGATTCTCCGATTAAttgtttatattttatttctacattttttttttttattatttaaattatttgattttgcATGCAGTAGGCGCTGCCACGTAATTATCTagtattatatatttaaataaaaatccGCAAATGAAGCTTTGTAAAATAATCAGTTAATTATACGAATATTTTATAACAGAACACTTTACTGCAAGTTGTTTATTGTATTCATTGAtggatttattataattatctCTAATCATCTTCTTAAACTTTCAATtctaactttttttttaatagttaAGAttgtatttaataaagCTTTATTATCGTGTTAATTAATGGAATATTAATCTCATCTCAAAATTTTCGAGTTGTAGTATGATATGattataaaattttttacaAAGTTTAGATTTTTCATTGAAAATGATCAGTTTTTTACAAAGCCAATTGCAAGACGAAGAtgaaatgaatataaattataatcaaaataacAGTGAAACTCAAGCTGAAGACATTAATGTTGAAGGAGATGGATTAGATTTAGGAAATATTACTGACTTAGGAGCAGATTTGAATGATTTAATGaatgataatgaagaaaatacaTTTGGTGTTAGTTTATACGAGGATcttattgatattaattcaatcGATGTTGAAAGAAACAATTCAAACCTTCAAAAGACCATTGAAAATGAAGTAACTTTAAAGTCAAAAATTGAGACTAGCTTACTTGTTTACAAAGTAAATTGTGAAAGGTCTGatacaataattatttatgaggaaaaaaatgttaaatttGGCCtttcaaatgatttaatagGAACTGGTACActaattttagaaaaaattgaagattctGATGTATTTGCATTATCATGGGAAGGAAAATTGCTCGAATGCTTTAGTAGCAACAAACAAAGCATTCAAGATGTCTCTAAATACTCATTTTTATTGCAATAcattattgatattaatataaaaattattcaagatgatgaattctttatttttatcaagTCTGATTTCCAACTTGAGAATGAAACCATTTTTCTTCagttttcttttaattcagAGGAAAAGGCAAACTTCTGgtataataatttaactAAGTATAAAcgattaattattaaaaaaacaaatgttgaagaaaatgataataatactaaaCAAACTCAAGTAAAAAGATCTAGAGAATATTCAAATGATTGCCAAATTAATGATCAGAAACATAAATCTCTTTCAATAAGTAACTCTCAACCCCCAAAGATTTCAATTCCTTTTTATAGAGATAATAAACATTCCAAAAAATCGTCAAATATTCCAAACACTCTTAGTTATTATCAATCTGAGAATCTTTTTCCTCTGGTTAAACATGAAGATAAAGTTCATattgaaaatcaaattaaaaatctCATCTACACAAATATTAGCATTACAAATGAtcttgataataattctacCGATGTATTATCATCTTTTGATATTGAATCTAACAAATCCATTATTAAGCAAAAGTgttcatttattaaatttattgtCAACTCTATTCAATCAAATATTGTGGAAAATAAAACTTCATCATTGTCAATTTCAACATTTCCAAAGTCTATCCAATCCTCATCATCATGTGATAATACACTAAATTTTCAAGCAactaaagaaaattatgCACAAAATTCCCAACCCCAAATTTTTACATGCCCGATATGCTATGAAAGTTTTGATTATAATGATATAATTACGCTTCAACCATGTGGACATCAATTATGTTTTTATTGTGAGCATAGATTGGTGGATTCTAAATGCCCTTGGGATAGATCTAAATATACTATTAAAACTCAAGAAAAGTGTTAATTAACAGGTTAAAATATCATTGACTGGACGAAAATAAATCCAATTATACTCctaaaaatataaactttataaatttaataattaaaaatttgttgttacaaaaatttttgattgaaatagaatataaaattaatttaggAAATACTATAATAATCCactaaatttatataaattttttaaaagtatttttcactaaaaaatttttaaaagatcaattttcataaatatttttcttattattttcactCTTTAATAACAATTGCTAAATTGTTATCAGAATCGATATTATTCTTGGTATTTACattagtagtagtagtagtagtagcATCACCAGCTTTAACTTCTTTGTCTTTTATATCTCTTGAATTAATTCTTGATAAAAGAGGTTTATTATCCAAATTacttgaaattttatttatagaGTTCATATACTTTGAAGATCTAAATTTTTTACCAGATAACTCTTCAAAAATACTTGATGCTTCtatttcattcaaatattcagAAATCTTCCAAATACATATCACACTCAAAATGGTACTAATCATTAATACGAATGATAAAGTCAAGCCAACACTAAAATCTAATATCACAAAATCCTTTGTATTTTTATACATAATACTTTCAACAAATAACCCAATTGAAATCAAAAATGTAACTAAATTCTCCATCGCTAAAAGAGGAATTGTTGACCTTATTGCGAGTCCTGATGGACAAAGAATCCCAATCATTCCAACTATTGATGTGATTACATCAATAGATCCAAATGCCAAACATACTGCAATAAATATTGGCGAAGAAACCTTTAACCAAGCAACGCTAAATAGTGATATTCCGTAAACCATCGGGAGAAAATATGATAAAAAAGCTCTGAACCTTGTGCTAAATATCTCGCAActcatctttttttcaataactTCTGTGTCACTTTCTTTAGAAGCATTGTCCATTTTATTTAGTATTCTTCTCGGATTCTTATagttttctttatttcGAATAAATAATTCCCACGGGTCTTTTAGTTTCTCTTAATACAGTTTAAATGCTTTAATTAAtccttttattttttttaaatcatattctgtatttcaatttaatgTATTGGTGCAccatttaataatatttttttaacaCCCCCAGGCACACTGTGTGTTAAAACACaccaaaaaatataaattttaaaaaattatcgagttcaatttattaattttttttaaataagaatgAGCTCGTTTAGTATTAGCAATATCACAGATTGCAATAACAATATTGTTCaatcaattattacaaTCTTCAATTCTCGACTATACTTATCTCCTAAACTAATATTtgcaaataatgaataaatatatgaatAAATTACTGATTTAGTTTCGTTTGATAAATGTTCATCAATATCTATTAGCTTATCAAATTGAttgattattaaatatttaatttctccatatttatataattcatGTATTCGGAGAATAATTTCAAACAACGAAATTTCTCCCCCCATAGAACCAACAGATAGTGATAACCTATCAGAATACTTTATTAGCACATTGTTTAAAAACTTATATTTAGATAATTGCCCAGGCTCATTCCTAAGTGATTTATGAAAATCTCTATctaatatcaataatatatttttttttcgaGTATAGTCTGAATGAATTGATTGCTCTTGCAACtcattaatattggttCCGtgtaatgaattaattttctcGGATAAATGCTCACAATACTTCAATAGCCAATCAGATTTATCTGTATCTGATgtaaaatcattaaatcTCAAAACTAATatgtttttattatattcaagcATGAAAgcttgaaataaattttcattaatttcttcatttagGAAAAAGGTATTTAATGCTACATCGTCGAAATCTACTTGATCTTCAGCCAGCTCAGATAGCATCTAATTGTCCAATATTGATTAGgttcttttttattctttaatgattataatttaaaaaaaaaaaaaaaaagttgttTTCCTTcgaataattttgattatttgtCCCTCACTTCCACCCCCCAATTTCAGCTAACTAATAATACTGAAGAATTTGGCAAAACTTCGCTTATGAATAGCAATAAAATACTTAACAGTAGACTTTAAACTGAAAATGATGCtttttccaatatatttgatAGGAATTTTGCTAAAATTGCTGAGATTACACGTGTTGAAACTACGatcaatatatattttcctTGTACTGTAGGTGTAATTAATTGCCATGCAACCCAAATTAATGTTATATATGTAAAACTTCTCCAGTTCTGAAAAGGTTTAATTGGCCAATTAAAGAtcctattattatttactaCTTCAATTTTCATGTGTAACTTACTTTCGCAGACCTcataaaaaaattctttactattaaaaatattaatactagTGTAAATATAGTATTTACTGTTATCCCCACTAATAAAGtagaataatttaaaatctaaaatcattgatttaatacttttatatttatgaaTAACTTTTGTTACTTAccaatttatatttaaatatgttATAAACTATTTTAACCATTGTAGGAACAACTGTCATTTCAAACAATAAGCTAATtagaaaaaacaaataaaaataaatttcatgTTTTGTATAAATGGATTTTAACTGGTCGATagtaattgaattaatattccatATTTCACTAAATGacttattttgaattttaaatgataataatttatccAATTGATGTGGTAAGCCTTTATGaacaataaatttaaacatttatttatatttgaagtTGTTAATTTCTACTTACCTATTTTTGAACTCCCATCAGGCTGTTGGATTAATATTGGTTCAATCTCTTCAACaatcattttatttgtaaattttttttaggAGATTATAATTTGtctaaaattaaataactcAATAAATTTACTTAATAGTCACTTTTCATACACGTAATTTCCACATTACATGTTGCATGCATATTTAtacagaaaatattttttttggtaCCGGTACATGTAAATTactataatttaaaattaggATATTcaattagaaatatatcCAAACTTaacttattattaaattatgaattcaattaatctaatttttttaatgaatataattcGGAAACTTCTTTATCCTACAAAGTGGAAATTTAAAAACTACTAATTGTAGAATATTCatatagaaataattaaccaggtttaaatataaatatttagtttgaaaatactttttttagatattaataacaataaatGTGTTGTTTATATtgtttatttctattttgcatgcaattattttaaaaggTCCTACGGAGACTTGACATCCACATTTGGCGCATCTTTATTTTATGTGGctttaatcaaattatttatgcAACAATAGccaaaaaaagtaaaacaaaattgatatcataaagaaaaaatattcatgTAACACAACTTAATGAATACTTTATgtattatttccattacTTAGGTTAACAGAGTAacttttttcttgtaaattatttaaatatgttCAATTAGAAGATCTATTAAGAAGAAAACACCTTCAGAAAtgaaatttgaaaatgaagaatattatGAAAAAATAACTGACAAAGATCGAGAGCTTAGCAGCTACTCTGAAACTAGTAACAGTTATCTTTGctcaaataaagaagaaaattataaagaaattagtaCCAAAAGCTTTCACACAACTCcaaaaagattattaaaatataataaaaatgaaagtGATAATGAAAGTTTACAACAAAAAATTAGATCTAAAAAAATTGCAAGAAATGAACTCAgtgaattaaaaagaattgaaataGAATTGGTAAAAGAAATGGACTCCGCGAGATCTACGAGTAGAAATTCATctgaaaatagaaaaaaatacgAGAACTATTTGCTGAAACGAACCGATAAAATTTCTTTGTTAGAGCTAGAAATTTTGACAGaaacaattaatattgattctaataataatgacCAAAGTGCATTAGTACAGGATATACTTTCATTTATTGATCgtttaaaaaatttatttgcaatattgaataataaaaaaatccAGTTTCCATTggattattatcaaaaatgGGTTTTAGAatataatcaaataataaataatttatataatacaaataaagaatCTTCAACTAATTACGAACATTACTTCAAATTAAATGTTGAGTCAGTTAAATTAATTCgatcatttttttattatttccaaaatttatctgaattatttgttaaagaaaagaaaaataataaaaaaatattaaataataatatggtATTAAAACaggataatattaaattatcacatttaattaaatcattaaaaatcAATCATAATAAAGAAACTGAAAAGAAATCAAACGGTTTATCCATAGAGAAAACATTGGAAGtgtcaattattaataaaaatactaCTGGAAAACAATTTTCTGATGCATTAGTTGGTACTGATGAACcaatttgtttaataaataataatgtaaataatgatgatataAACAATATTCTCATTGATCTTATtccaaacaaaaataagCAAACTTTATCTAAAATAGattcaataaatgaaataagCATGTTGAGAACTGGAAGATTCCAAGATGCTCAAAACTATAGGGAAggaataatgaaaataactcAAGAATATAGTGGGCTTTATGATCGTACTagaaatgaatatattgagAGATTATTGGAAAGACAAAAAAACCATGATatggaaataaaattaatgatatcAAGCCATAAAGAAGACATTGATAAGATGAACGACtattttattgaagaaaaaaggaAGATAAGTGAACAACATGATAGACAACTAAACGAGTTGCTGCAGGagaataaaagaaaaattgatattatGAAATCAGATCATTCTTTAGAATTAAGGTTAGTACAACAGAAATATAagcaaataattaatgataacaataaagaaaaagataaCTCAATTCAAGCTTTCAAGATAAAATTTGAGCATATATTGATTGACATGGAGAGTAATAAAGATAGGGAATTGTTGAATATGCAAATAGAATATGAAGATAAAATCAATGAactaaaagaaaattataaaaatattatagatAATTTAGAACTTGAATtacaaagaaaagaattgCAATTccaagaagaaaagaaaatgataattaatgaatttgtCACAGCTCATAAAAGAGAGGTTgagatattaaaaagtcAATCAATTAAATCCTTTGATTTCGAAAGAGATATTGACAGCCAATTAATTACTGATactaatatttctattaatgataacaataatgatgaaaacattgaaaacaataaaaaGGATAAGATCATCTTAGGTGatgataaaaaatataacgAAATTATCAAGAGATTAGATAATATAACAAGTAGAAGTTCTTCAAAAGCTGAAAGTGGAAAAATTGGATTGTTTGAGAATAAGCATTCATCAACTACAAATTCAACCGCATCATCTTCGGCTATTCCATCAAACAATATAtgttaaattatttattttaataacgGCTCTTGCTATTTTAACAATTATTCTCGTattttccatttttttGCTTATGcttaatgaaaatttataCATTAGAATCTTAAATTTAGCACACATTAGGCGGGAGAATGCGGCGCCACTCACTCTCGTAGATTAATTATGTGGGCTTTagtatatttaaataaatcaagTTAAATTCAGGTTGTgcaaaagaaattatatataaatatatataataagaAACCAGGaagattaatattaataagaagTCAATTTGATTGATTAGTACTCTAATTAAAATGTCAAGTTCATCAAATTTAGGGAGTGACCCTTCAAATCCTACAAATAAATCAACTGAAAACCCCGTAGGTGGTACGGCAGAACATGATTTTGACCCAAATTCTATGCCCAATGGACAGATCTCgtcaatttcttcattttcttcaataaagGATGGCGTTCAAGATTGTATTATTACATCTATCAACTCTGTTTTAGACCAATCCACTGAATATAATGCATCTGAAGTCACAACATGGGTAGATTCAATTACAAGTCAATGTTTAGAGAATTTACGCAAGCTGAGTGAAAAATTCAAGTATATTGTGAGTGTTATCGTTCTACAAAGGAGTCCCGCAGGTTTCCATCTTTTTACTACATGTTACTGGGACCAGGCAAATGATGGAAGTGTTACCCATCGTTGGGATAACAAAAACTTGCATTGTGTCGTGGTCGTATATGGGGTTGCATATTAGTTATTAGTGAAAAGTGTAAATAGAAGCTAATTATTATGCATGACTTACCAAGCATAATATAATTGGAATAATAGGGaattaaattaagaaattgataataaggACCTCgatttattttcttattttttgcATATCTTcctttaaatttataaatgCATTATAAATCAGTAACTAGAAAATATGAAAGAGGCAATGGGAATacaagttaaaaaaaactaatatatattatcaaaatagTGCTGGAAGAAATTCTAGAAAATCATCATTCGACATGAATTTCacttttcttcttcataaGTTGTAGTGCCTTATCAATTATTCctgatttatttaaatcagatttaaagttaaaatccttgaaatttgatttattttcactTTTTTTCCTAATGTTGGGCGTTTCCTTTTTAACTTTGGATATTTGCTTGTTAAATGTCTTCCTGATCatttttttggaattttctATCAAATTAGgtttgttttttttcaacaaattatttttattgttaatattcATTCTTTCCTTATGGCTTATAACTCCATCTAGATACTTAATATGGCCAATGATTTTATTTGGTTGttcattaattccaaaagaAGATGCAACATGGCCAAGGTGTAGTTtcttaattgaaaaaatctTTGAAAATTCACGGTCATAACTCATATATGATCTTACAAAAGCAATGTATGCTCTCCTGgctttatttaataactcATTATGTGAGTCATTTGGATCTaatgtaataattttattaataatagaatagAAAAAACCAGATATATCATCTATTTTTccagaattattattgtttgaAATTAAACCTTCCCAAATTGTAGTGTCActtaattttataattcCATTTTTACCTGtgatattataattttttaatatttccaaataacCCTCCTCTGTTGGCCtaagaaaaattattcctGTTCCCTTATCTCCCATGCGAGCAGTTCTTCCCATTCTATGAACATATTCTTCTATTGATTGAGGTGGATCTAGCTGTATTACTGTGTCTATCTTTGGAAAGTTTAATCCTCTACTTGCTACGTCAGAAGTAATTATTACCCCACCTTTCTTGcttttttcaaaagaatttaattggCCGAGACGATCATCTTTATTCATATGTCCATGTAGCATAAAAATAGGTGGCTGTGTAACCGATTCGTTATTTGAAACAATATCGCCATCATCaagatatttattttcataatttaAATCAGAAGACTCATCATACTCTACTTCATCATCgaaaatagaatttttaaatatatatttatcaaacatgctttcaaatatttcaactAACTGTGAACTATTTGTAAACCATTTCTTATGGCCTttatgaaaattattattatcagatCTTTTCTTGTCGATCcttgattcaaattcagaGTCAGAGTCAGAAAGAATCATTTCGCCATTTAAATCTGTATCGGACTCGCTGTCATAGCCATTgttcaatttctttttcttattacttttaaatttatttggtaTTCGATCGTTTTTTGTTTCGCTACGcaaatctttattatcaatttccTTTTTAAAATTCTCTAGTAATTTGATTGAATTCTTAACGTTAGGACCACCTTTTATCAATAACTTTGATGGCCATCTAATACTTTGTAATAATGCAAAGTAAAATTCTACAACCTGGGTGCTAGAAACAAACAATACAGTTCTTTTCCCACTTCCTGTACGTGATAATAACAATGAAATAAGAGCCGGAATTCTGAATTTATCTTGAACAATCACATACTCTTGACGAAGATTAATTGGAACTGAAAATAATCCTTTGCTTGGAATATTCTGGTTTCCCTCTAAAACATCTTGGAATATCTCTAATTCTCCATCATCTTTCTTATGGCCTATTTCTCGATATTGATCCAACACCAACCATTCAGGATCATTTTTAAGAGAATATCTTGCTAAATCTTCTACAGGTTTTGACAAAGTTGCGGAAACAAGAATAATTTGTCTATTAACTTTATctaattttttctctttattaactttaacATTCAATAGCATTGACAactcttcatcatcatctccGTTATATATTCCGTGACTACTTAAGTTTgcattttgatttattacaaattgATAAATCTTTTTATAAGATGCCCCAAAACCTTCTTCTAATAATCTATCAGCTTCATCTACTATTAAAGTTTTCAAGTTTGTAACCTTAAAACAATTTGTTGAATCAATATGATCTAGAATTCTGCCAGGAGTACCTCCTAAAATTGTGATTCCTTTTCTTAGCCTTGCCTTTTCactttttctcttttcGCCTCCGCATATGCATCCTGTTACACACCAAGACATTTTTTGAACAATTAATCTTGCAGTTTCAATTGTTTGTATACAAAGCTCTCTTGTTGGTGTCaagattaaaataattgtcCCATCGCTTCTCCGAAAAGTTGTCCTTCCAATATCGTTTAATAAACTTCTCTGTATTGCTGGTACTAAAAATGAAA is drawn from Cryptosporidium parvum Iowa II chromosome 4, whole genome shotgun sequence and contains these coding sequences:
- a CDS encoding dynein light chain tctex1 — protein: MSSSSNLGSDPSNPTNKSTENPVGGTAEHDFDPNSMPNGQISSISSFSSIKDGVQDCIITSINSVLDQSTEYNASEVTTWVDSITSQCLENLRKLSEKFKYIVSVIVLQRSPAGFHLFTTCYWDQANDGSVTHRWDNKNLHCVVVVYGVAY
- a CDS encoding ring domain protein, whose amino-acid sequence is MISFLQSQLQDEDEMNINYNQNNSETQAEDINVEGDGLDLGNITDLGADLNDLMNDNEENTFGVSLYEDLIDINSIDVERNNSNLQKTIENEVTLKSKIETSLLVYKVNCERSDTIIIYEEKNVKFGLSNDLIGTGTLILEKIEDSDVFALSWEGKLLECFSSNKQSIQDVSKYSFLLQYIIDINIKIIQDDEFFIFIKSDFQLENETIFLQFSFNSEEKANFWYNNLTKYKRLIIKKTNVEENDNNTKQTQVKRSREYSNDCQINDQKHKSLSISNSQPPKISIPFYRDNKHSKKSSNIPNTLSYYQSENLFPLVKHEDKVHIENQIKNLIYTNISITNDLDNNSTDVLSSFDIESNKSIIKQKCSFIKFIVNSIQSNIVENKTSSLSISTFPKSIQSSSSCDNTLNFQATKENYAQNSQPQIFTCPICYESFDYNDIITLQPCGHQLCFYCEHRLVDSKCPWDRSKYTIKTQEKC
- a CDS encoding Dbp7p, eIF4A-a-family RNA SFII helicase (DEXDc+HELICc) codes for the protein RYIYTNLSMDENVLYFPDEELKEEEINEQTKPESIYTRKFSDVKGLNEKLVSQLNSLGYEKMTKVQELVIPKILNGGDILFRAPTGTGKTLSFLVPAIQRSLLNDIGRTTFRRSDGTIILILTPTRELCIQTIETARLIVQKMSWCVTGCICGGEKRKSEKARLRKGITILGGTPGRILDHIDSTNCFKVTNLKTLIVDEADRLLEEGFGASYKKIYQFVINQNANLSSHGIYNGDDDEELSMLLNVKVNKEKKLDKVNRQIILVSATLSKPVEDLARYSLKNDPEWLVLDQYREIGHKKDDGELEIFQDVLEGNQNIPSKGLFSVPINLRQEYVIVQDKFRIPALISLLLSRTGSGKRTVLFVSSTQVVEFYFALLQSIRWPSKLLIKGGPNVKNSIKLLENFKKEIDNKDLRSETKNDRIPNKFKSNKKKKLNNGYDSESDTDLNGEMILSDSDSEFESRIDKKRSDNNNFHKGHKKWFTNSSQLVEIFESMFDKYIFKNSIFDDEVEYDESSDLNYENKYLDDGDIVSNNESVTQPPIFMLHGHMNKDDRLGQLNSFEKSKKGGVIITSDVASRGLNFPKIDTVIQLDPPQSIEEYVHRMGRTARMGDKGTGIIFLRPTEEGYLEILKNYNITGKNGIIKLSDTTIWEGLISNNNNSGKIDDISGFFYSIINKIITLDPNDSHNELLNKARRAYIAFVRSYMSYDREFSKIFSIKKLHLGHVASSFGINEQPNKIIGHIKYLDGVISHKERMNINNKNNLLKKNKPNLIENSKKMIRKTFNKQISKVKKETPNIRKKSENKSNFKDFNFKSDLNKSGIIDKALQLMKKKSEIHVE